A single region of the Polymorphum gilvum SL003B-26A1 genome encodes:
- the odhB gene encoding 2-oxoglutarate dehydrogenase complex dihydrolipoyllysine-residue succinyltransferase, giving the protein MATEIRVPTLGESVSEATIAQWFKKPGEAVTADEPLVELETDKVTVEVPAPASGTLESIVVNEGDTVEVGALLGRIAASGAAKPAAAAPAKKAESAPAAAPAAAKPSAALVDVVVPSAGESVTEAGVGGWSVKVGDVVKVDDILVELETDKAAQEVPAPVAGTVVKIAAATGDTVTPGQLLVQIDPSGAAAPAAAPAPAAAPAPAERTGSAMPPAPSAAKLMAEKGLAADQVAGSGKRGQVLKGDVLAAVAAGVSAAPAASAAPAAVRGPVAVEDEAREERVRMTKLRQTIARRLKDAQNTAAMLTTYNEVDMGPVMELRSAYKDVFEKKHGVKLGFMGFFTKAVCHALKEIPAVNAEIDGTDVIYKNFCHIGVAVGTDKGLVVPVVRDADQMSIAEIEKEIAALGRKARDGKLGMAEMQGGTFTISNGGVYGSLMSSPILNAPQSGILGMHKIQDRPMAVNGQVVIRPMMYLALSYDHRIVDGKEAVTFLVRVKESLEDPRRLVLDL; this is encoded by the coding sequence ATGGCAACCGAAATCCGCGTGCCCACCCTGGGCGAATCCGTATCCGAGGCGACCATCGCCCAGTGGTTCAAGAAGCCTGGCGAGGCCGTCACCGCCGACGAGCCGCTGGTCGAGCTGGAGACCGACAAGGTGACCGTCGAGGTGCCGGCGCCGGCTTCCGGAACGCTGGAGAGCATCGTGGTCAACGAGGGCGACACCGTCGAGGTCGGCGCCCTGCTTGGCCGCATCGCCGCCTCCGGCGCCGCCAAGCCGGCTGCCGCCGCCCCGGCAAAGAAGGCCGAATCGGCCCCGGCAGCGGCCCCGGCAGCGGCCAAGCCATCGGCCGCGCTGGTCGACGTCGTCGTGCCGAGCGCCGGTGAATCCGTCACCGAGGCCGGCGTCGGCGGCTGGAGCGTCAAGGTCGGCGACGTGGTCAAGGTCGACGACATCCTGGTCGAGCTCGAAACCGACAAGGCGGCCCAGGAAGTGCCGGCTCCGGTCGCCGGCACGGTGGTGAAGATCGCCGCCGCCACCGGCGACACCGTCACCCCGGGCCAGCTGCTGGTCCAGATCGACCCGAGCGGCGCGGCCGCCCCGGCCGCCGCCCCGGCGCCTGCTGCCGCGCCGGCCCCGGCCGAGCGCACCGGCTCCGCCATGCCGCCCGCGCCGTCCGCCGCCAAGCTGATGGCCGAGAAGGGCCTTGCCGCCGACCAGGTCGCCGGGTCGGGCAAGCGTGGCCAGGTGCTCAAGGGCGACGTGCTCGCCGCCGTCGCGGCCGGCGTCTCCGCCGCTCCGGCTGCGTCCGCCGCGCCCGCCGCCGTCCGCGGCCCGGTCGCGGTCGAGGACGAGGCGCGCGAGGAACGCGTGCGCATGACCAAGCTGCGCCAGACCATCGCCCGCCGGCTGAAGGATGCGCAGAACACCGCCGCCATGCTGACCACCTACAACGAGGTCGACATGGGTCCGGTGATGGAGCTGCGCTCGGCCTACAAGGACGTGTTCGAGAAGAAGCACGGCGTTAAGCTCGGCTTCATGGGCTTCTTCACCAAGGCGGTCTGCCACGCGCTGAAGGAGATCCCGGCGGTCAACGCCGAGATCGACGGTACCGACGTCATCTACAAGAACTTCTGCCACATCGGCGTCGCCGTCGGCACCGACAAGGGCCTCGTCGTGCCGGTCGTGCGCGACGCCGACCAGATGTCGATCGCCGAGATCGAGAAGGAGATCGCCGCGCTCGGCCGCAAGGCCCGCGACGGCAAGCTCGGCATGGCCGAGATGCAGGGCGGCACCTTCACCATCTCCAACGGCGGCGTCTACGGCTCGCTGATGTCCTCGCCGATCCTCAACGCGCCGCAGTCGGGCATCCTCGGCATGCACAAGATCCAGGACCGGCCGATGGCCGTCAACGGCCAGGTCGTCATCCGGCCGATGATGTATCTCGCGCTGTCCTACGATCACCGCATCGTCGACGGCAAGGAGGCGGTCACCTTCCTGGTCCGCGTCAAGGAGAGCCTTGAGGATCCGCGCCGCCTGGTGCTGGACCTCTGA
- the fsa gene encoding fructose-6-phosphate aldolase yields MKFFVDTADTGEIAELAATGLLDGVTTNPSLVMKAGRPMKEVIAEICAITPGPVSAEVAATDYDGMIREARVLAAIADNVVIKLPITLDGLKACKTLTGEGRKTNLTLCFSANQALLAAKAGATYVSPFIGRLDDINLDGMELIREIRVIYDNYGFGTEVLAASIRTVNHVKDCALAGADVATIPPATLKALVRHPLTDKGLEAFLTDWAKTGQSIL; encoded by the coding sequence ATGAAATTCTTTGTCGATACGGCAGACACGGGCGAAATCGCGGAGCTGGCGGCGACCGGCTTGCTCGACGGCGTGACGACCAATCCCTCCCTGGTCATGAAGGCAGGCAGGCCGATGAAGGAGGTGATCGCCGAGATCTGCGCGATTACTCCCGGTCCGGTGTCGGCCGAGGTGGCGGCGACCGACTACGACGGCATGATCCGGGAAGCGCGCGTGCTGGCCGCCATCGCCGACAACGTCGTCATCAAGCTGCCGATCACCCTGGACGGGCTGAAAGCCTGCAAGACGCTGACAGGCGAAGGCCGCAAGACCAACCTGACGCTGTGCTTTTCCGCCAACCAGGCGCTGCTCGCCGCCAAGGCGGGGGCGACCTACGTGTCGCCGTTCATCGGCCGCCTCGACGACATCAACCTCGACGGCATGGAGCTGATCCGCGAGATCCGGGTGATCTACGACAACTACGGCTTCGGCACGGAAGTGCTCGCCGCCTCGATCCGCACCGTCAACCACGTCAAGGATTGCGCGCTGGCCGGCGCCGACGTTGCCACCATCCCGCCGGCAACGCTGAAGGCCCTGGTCAGGCATCCTTTGACCGACAAGGGCCTCGAGGCATTCCTGACCGACTGGGCGAAGACCGGCCAGAGCATTCTCTGA
- a CDS encoding F0F1 ATP synthase subunit delta encodes MTDNVSLVSGVAKRYASALLDLAEESGATADVERDLGTFERMLGDSADLVRLVRSPVFSAEEQLAALDALLAKAGISGLAANFVKLAARNRRLFALPDMIRAFRALLAEKRGEATAEVVSAVALSDAHVAALKDALAASTGKTVNISARVDPALIGGLVVKVGSRMIDTSLRTKLNSLKFAMKEVG; translated from the coding sequence GTGACAGACAACGTATCTCTCGTTTCCGGCGTAGCGAAACGGTATGCCTCCGCCCTTCTGGATCTTGCAGAGGAGTCTGGCGCGACGGCCGACGTGGAGCGCGACCTCGGCACCTTTGAGCGCATGCTCGGTGACAGCGCCGATCTCGTGCGGCTCGTTCGCAGCCCCGTGTTCAGCGCCGAGGAGCAGCTTGCCGCCCTCGACGCCCTGCTAGCCAAGGCCGGGATCTCCGGACTTGCTGCCAATTTCGTGAAGCTGGCCGCCAGGAACCGGCGCCTCTTCGCCCTTCCCGACATGATCCGCGCCTTCCGGGCGCTCCTCGCGGAGAAGCGGGGCGAGGCAACGGCCGAGGTGGTCTCGGCGGTGGCCCTGTCGGATGCCCATGTCGCGGCCCTGAAGGACGCCCTCGCGGCCTCCACGGGCAAGACCGTCAACATCTCGGCACGCGTCGATCCGGCGCTGATCGGTGGCCTCGTGGTCAAGGTCGGCAGCCGCATGATCGACACGTCGCTGCGCACCAAGCTCAATTCTCTCAAGTTCGCAATGAAAGAGGTCGGCTGA
- a CDS encoding MerR family transcriptional regulator: MDFSIGALSRRTGVKVPTIRYYEQMGLLPAPGRTDGNQRRYGQAELDRLQFIRHARDLGLPMAAIRDLLDLAAHPDRPCAQADRIARAQLDTVRDKIARLQRLETELERIATSCDGDHSVADCQVIRALADHSLCDGDH; the protein is encoded by the coding sequence ATGGATTTTTCCATCGGCGCGCTGTCGCGCCGCACCGGCGTGAAGGTGCCCACGATCCGCTACTACGAACAGATGGGCCTCCTGCCGGCGCCCGGACGCACGGACGGCAACCAGCGCCGCTACGGCCAGGCCGAGCTGGACCGGCTGCAGTTCATCCGCCATGCCCGCGACCTCGGCCTGCCGATGGCGGCGATCCGCGACCTGCTCGACCTCGCCGCCCATCCCGACCGGCCCTGCGCGCAGGCCGACCGGATCGCCAGGGCACAACTTGACACCGTGCGCGACAAGATCGCCCGGCTGCAACGGCTGGAGACGGAGCTTGAGCGCATCGCAACGAGCTGCGACGGAGACCATTCGGTCGCCGACTGCCAGGTGATCCGGGCGCTTGCCGACCATTCCCTGTGCGACGGCGACCACTGA
- a CDS encoding primosomal protein N', whose translation MLFDNDRDGSGTIASVLVPVAVPGPYTYKVPPGLAVCPGTIVRVPLGPREVVGAVWDGMPEPGIDPRKLKAISHVYPAGPLDADMRRFVDWVANWTLSPPGMVLRMVLRSEEALEPEPPVAGVARVEGAAPDRLTPARRRVLDTMQDGFAWTKSGLAGAAGVSVSVIDGLVHQGVLEIVSMSASPAPPAPDPAYNAPALSPAQAAVATGLVAAFDRGYAVSLIDGVTGSGKTEVYFEAVAEAVRRGRQAVVLVPEISLTAQFLKRFEQRFGVLPAEWHSEVAPRRRARVWRGVASGDVRVVVGARSALFLPFHELGLIVVDEEHDTAFKQDDRVPYNARDMAVVRGHLAQFPVILASATPSIESRVNADLGRYTRFVLPERASGGALPELHAIDMRRDGPERGRWLAPALVAAMRETLADNAQSLLFLNRRGYAPLTLCRSCGHRFQCSHCSAWLVEHRFRGRLVCHHCGHSEPVPQACPSCGTVDALVACGPGVERIAEEVEALFPQARTLILSSDLPGGPERLRREMKIVEEGGADIVIGTQLVAKGHNFPLMRLVGVVDADLGLAHGDPRAAERTFQLLAQVTGRAGRFSGGGKGYLQTYSPDHPVIRALLSSDSEAFYAAEIEARRVAGLPPFGRLAALVVSGPDKPATEGYARAVARAAPPDAAVTVLGPAEAALAMVRGRHRFRLLVLAPRQFDMQGYLRGWLSRVPRAAGGLRLQVDIDPQQFL comes from the coding sequence GTGCTGTTCGATAACGATAGGGACGGATCGGGAACGATCGCCAGCGTTCTGGTGCCCGTCGCCGTCCCCGGCCCCTATACCTACAAGGTGCCCCCCGGCCTCGCCGTGTGCCCGGGCACGATCGTGCGCGTCCCGCTCGGCCCGCGCGAGGTCGTCGGCGCCGTCTGGGACGGCATGCCGGAGCCGGGCATCGATCCGCGCAAGCTGAAGGCGATCAGCCATGTCTATCCGGCCGGCCCGCTCGACGCGGACATGCGCCGCTTCGTCGACTGGGTCGCCAACTGGACGCTGTCGCCGCCGGGCATGGTGCTGCGCATGGTGCTGCGCTCGGAGGAGGCCCTGGAACCCGAGCCGCCGGTCGCCGGCGTCGCCCGCGTCGAGGGCGCGGCGCCGGATCGCCTGACGCCCGCGCGCAGACGCGTTCTCGACACCATGCAGGACGGTTTCGCCTGGACGAAGTCCGGCCTCGCCGGTGCGGCGGGCGTCAGCGTTTCGGTGATCGACGGCCTCGTCCATCAGGGCGTTCTGGAGATCGTGTCGATGTCGGCGAGCCCGGCGCCGCCGGCGCCGGATCCTGCCTACAACGCGCCGGCGTTATCGCCGGCCCAGGCGGCGGTCGCCACGGGCCTCGTCGCCGCCTTTGATCGTGGCTACGCGGTCTCGCTGATCGATGGCGTTACCGGCTCGGGGAAGACCGAGGTCTATTTCGAGGCGGTGGCCGAGGCGGTGCGTCGCGGCCGGCAGGCGGTTGTGCTGGTCCCCGAAATCTCGCTGACCGCGCAGTTCCTCAAGCGGTTCGAGCAGCGCTTCGGCGTGCTGCCGGCGGAATGGCATTCGGAAGTTGCGCCGCGACGGCGGGCGCGGGTCTGGCGCGGTGTGGCCTCGGGCGACGTCCGTGTCGTCGTCGGCGCCCGCTCGGCCCTGTTCCTGCCCTTCCACGAGCTCGGCCTGATCGTCGTCGACGAGGAGCACGACACGGCCTTCAAGCAGGACGACCGGGTTCCCTACAATGCCCGCGACATGGCTGTGGTGCGCGGCCATCTGGCGCAGTTCCCGGTCATCCTCGCCTCGGCCACGCCGTCCATCGAAAGCCGCGTGAACGCCGATCTCGGCCGCTATACCCGCTTCGTCCTGCCGGAGCGGGCTTCCGGCGGCGCCCTGCCCGAGCTTCATGCCATCGACATGCGCCGCGACGGCCCCGAGCGCGGCCGGTGGCTTGCGCCGGCGCTGGTCGCCGCCATGCGCGAGACGCTGGCCGACAACGCCCAGTCGCTGCTGTTTCTCAACCGGCGCGGCTATGCGCCGCTGACCTTGTGCCGGTCATGCGGTCACCGCTTCCAGTGCTCCCACTGCAGCGCCTGGCTGGTCGAGCACCGCTTCCGCGGCCGCCTCGTGTGCCATCACTGCGGCCACAGCGAGCCGGTGCCCCAGGCCTGCCCGTCCTGCGGCACGGTCGATGCGCTGGTCGCCTGCGGGCCGGGCGTCGAGCGGATCGCGGAGGAAGTGGAGGCGCTGTTTCCGCAGGCGCGTACGCTGATCCTATCGTCGGACCTGCCGGGCGGACCGGAGCGGCTGCGCCGGGAGATGAAGATCGTCGAGGAGGGGGGAGCCGACATCGTCATCGGCACGCAGCTCGTCGCCAAGGGACACAACTTCCCCCTGATGCGGCTGGTCGGCGTCGTGGATGCCGACCTTGGACTCGCTCACGGCGACCCGCGCGCCGCCGAGCGGACGTTCCAGCTGCTCGCCCAGGTGACCGGCCGCGCCGGCCGCTTCTCGGGTGGCGGCAAGGGCTACCTGCAGACCTATTCGCCGGACCATCCCGTCATCAGGGCCCTGCTGTCGTCGGATTCGGAAGCCTTCTACGCCGCCGAGATCGAAGCGCGCCGCGTCGCCGGGCTGCCGCCCTTCGGGCGTCTCGCCGCGCTCGTCGTATCCGGTCCCGACAAGCCGGCGACGGAGGGTTATGCCCGCGCGGTCGCGCGCGCCGCGCCGCCGGATGCGGCGGTGACGGTGCTCGGGCCGGCCGAAGCGGCGCTGGCGATGGTGCGCGGGCGCCACCGGTTCCGGCTGCTCGTGCTGGCGCCGCGCCAGTTCGACATGCAGGGTTACCTGCGAGGCTGGCTTTCCCGGGTGCCGCGCGCGGCCGGGGGACTGAGGCTCCAAGTCGACATCGATCCGCAGCAGTTTTTGTAA
- a CDS encoding tyrosine recombinase XerC, with the protein MTVDPDSLLVTATPELNARIGAWLDHLGDERRLSDKTLVAYERDVRQFLRFLTDHLGGTPGMAELRDLRPADFRAFLARRRRAGAQSRSLARGLAGIRSFLGFLERRGEVNAAAAGAIRPPRQPRSLPKPVSAADARAIVSGELAMEAEPWIEARNAAVLTLLYGCGLRLAEALSLTGRTAPRRGTKTLTIRGKGGKERIVPVLPVVCEAVDAYLKLCPYTPEPDGPLFLGARGGPLNPRLVQLAMQKLRSALALPDSATPHALRHSFATHLLAGGGDLRTIQELLGHASLSTTQIYTEVDTARLLEAYDKAHPRR; encoded by the coding sequence ATGACCGTCGATCCCGATTCGCTGCTCGTCACCGCCACGCCGGAGCTCAACGCCCGCATCGGCGCCTGGCTCGACCATCTCGGCGACGAGCGGCGGCTGTCGGACAAGACGCTGGTCGCCTACGAGCGCGACGTGCGGCAGTTCCTGCGCTTCCTGACCGACCATCTCGGCGGGACGCCGGGCATGGCCGAGCTGCGCGACTTGCGGCCGGCCGACTTCCGCGCCTTCCTCGCCCGCCGGCGACGCGCCGGCGCGCAGAGCCGGTCGCTGGCGCGCGGACTGGCCGGCATCCGTTCGTTCCTCGGCTTCCTGGAAAGGCGCGGCGAGGTCAACGCGGCCGCGGCCGGCGCCATACGCCCGCCGCGTCAACCGCGCTCGCTGCCCAAGCCGGTGTCGGCGGCCGATGCGAGGGCGATCGTCAGCGGCGAGCTGGCGATGGAGGCCGAGCCCTGGATCGAGGCGCGCAACGCCGCCGTGCTGACCCTTCTTTACGGCTGCGGGCTACGCCTCGCCGAGGCGCTGTCGCTGACCGGCCGCACGGCGCCGCGGCGTGGCACCAAGACGCTGACGATCCGCGGCAAGGGCGGCAAGGAACGCATCGTGCCGGTGCTGCCGGTCGTCTGCGAGGCGGTCGACGCCTATCTCAAGCTGTGCCCCTACACGCCGGAGCCGGACGGGCCGCTCTTCCTCGGCGCGCGCGGCGGGCCGCTCAACCCGCGGCTGGTGCAACTGGCCATGCAGAAGCTGAGGAGCGCGCTCGCCCTGCCCGACAGCGCGACGCCGCACGCGCTGCGGCATTCCTTCGCCACCCACCTGCTGGCCGGCGGCGGCGACCTGAGAACCATCCAGGAACTGCTCGGCCACGCCAGCCTGTCGACCACCCAGATCTACACCGAGGTTGACACCGCCCGGCTGCTCGAGGCCTACGACAAGGCCCACCCGCGGCGCTAG
- a CDS encoding cation transporter, with protein MGACCGHEHGPFDGVSADYRRRLWLVIAINAAMFAVEMGAGQAAGSQALQADALDFLGDALTYGLSLAVIGAHLRIRAAAALAKGLSLFAMGAWVLGQTVWRSLYGGVPEPAVMGAVGVLALAANVASVLLLMRYKDGDANVRSVWLCSRNDAIGNVAVMVAALGVWGTASGWPDLIVAAIMAGLFLSSSAQIVRQALAEWRASGEASAPRTSDPGQS; from the coding sequence ATGGGCGCCTGCTGCGGCCACGAACATGGACCCTTCGACGGCGTCTCGGCCGACTACAGGCGCCGGCTTTGGCTGGTGATCGCGATCAACGCGGCCATGTTCGCCGTCGAGATGGGCGCCGGTCAGGCGGCGGGCTCGCAGGCGCTGCAGGCCGACGCGCTCGATTTTCTCGGCGACGCGCTGACCTACGGTCTGTCGCTCGCCGTCATCGGCGCGCATCTCAGGATCCGGGCCGCGGCCGCGCTGGCCAAGGGACTCAGCCTGTTCGCCATGGGCGCCTGGGTGCTCGGGCAGACCGTCTGGCGCAGCCTCTACGGCGGCGTGCCCGAACCCGCGGTCATGGGCGCGGTCGGCGTCCTCGCCCTGGCCGCCAATGTCGCCAGCGTGCTGCTTCTGATGCGCTACAAGGACGGCGATGCCAACGTGCGCTCGGTCTGGCTGTGCTCGCGCAACGACGCCATCGGCAACGTCGCCGTCATGGTCGCCGCCCTTGGCGTCTGGGGCACGGCAAGCGGCTGGCCGGACCTGATCGTCGCGGCCATCATGGCCGGCCTGTTCCTGAGTTCCTCGGCGCAGATCGTTCGCCAGGCGCTGGCGGAATGGCGTGCGTCCGGCGAAGCGTCCGCGCCGCGGACCTCCGATCCCGGCCAGTCCTGA
- the rpsU gene encoding 30S ribosomal protein S21 produces the protein MQVLVRDNNIEQALRVLKKKLQREGVFREMKARRAYEKPSEKRAREKGEAVRRARKAARKLAQREGLIPGPKRKAPAARSRA, from the coding sequence TTGCAGGTTCTCGTACGCGACAACAACATCGAGCAGGCGCTCCGCGTCCTGAAGAAGAAGCTCCAGCGCGAAGGCGTCTTCCGTGAAATGAAGGCCCGCCGCGCCTACGAAAAGCCGTCCGAAAAGCGCGCCCGCGAAAAGGGCGAAGCTGTCCGCCGCGCCCGCAAGGCCGCGCGCAAGCTCGCCCAGCGCGAAGGCCTGATTCCGGGTCCGAAGCGCAAGGCCCCCGCGGCCCGTAGCCGCGCCTGA
- a CDS encoding cold-shock protein, with protein sequence MKTGTVKFFNGQKGFGFIQPEDGSRDVFVHISAVERSGIGRLDEGQKVQFELEQDRQGRSSAANLQLL encoded by the coding sequence ATGAAAACTGGAACCGTAAAGTTCTTCAACGGCCAGAAGGGCTTTGGCTTCATCCAGCCGGAAGACGGCAGCCGCGACGTGTTCGTTCACATCAGCGCCGTCGAGCGCTCCGGCATCGGCCGCCTGGACGAAGGCCAGAAGGTTCAGTTCGAACTGGAACAGGACCGTCAGGGCCGCAGCTCGGCTGCGAACCTGCAGCTCCTCTAA
- the lpdA gene encoding dihydrolipoyl dehydrogenase: MSQYDLVVIGTGPGGYVCAIKAAQLGLKVAVVEKRATHGGTCLNVGCIPSKALLHASEMFEEAGHGFESLGIKVGKPKLDLAAMMAHKQATIDANVGGIAFLLKKNKIDAYHGLGRILSAGRVELTAEDAKVTELAAKAIVIATGSDVMPLPGVEIDEKQIVSSTGALALDKVPGRLVVVGGGVIGLELGSVWNRLGAKVTVVEFMDKILGPMDGDVSKQFQRLLAKQGMEFRLSSKVTGVEKKGKGLAVSVEPAAGGAAETIEADIVLVAIGRRPYTAGLGLDEVGVKLDARGRVEIDDRFETSVPGIYAIGDVVVGPMLAHKAEDEGVALAEILAGQAGHVNYDVIPGVVYTAPEVASVGRTEEELKAAGVAYKVGKFAFAANGRARAMNRSDGFAKVLADAETDRVLGVHIVGHGAGEMIHEAAVLMEFGGSAEDLGRTCHAHPTMSEAVKEAALAAFFKPIHS, translated from the coding sequence ATGTCCCAATACGATCTCGTCGTCATCGGAACCGGCCCTGGCGGCTATGTCTGCGCCATCAAGGCGGCCCAGCTCGGCCTCAAGGTCGCGGTGGTCGAGAAGCGTGCGACCCATGGCGGCACTTGCCTCAACGTCGGCTGCATCCCCTCCAAGGCGCTGCTGCATGCTTCCGAGATGTTCGAGGAGGCCGGCCACGGCTTCGAGAGCCTCGGCATCAAGGTCGGTAAGCCCAAACTCGACCTCGCCGCGATGATGGCGCACAAGCAGGCGACCATCGACGCCAACGTCGGCGGCATCGCCTTCCTGCTGAAGAAGAACAAGATCGACGCCTACCATGGCCTCGGCCGCATCCTGTCGGCCGGCAGGGTCGAGCTCACCGCCGAGGACGCCAAGGTTACCGAACTGGCCGCCAAGGCGATCGTCATCGCCACCGGCTCCGATGTCATGCCGCTGCCCGGAGTCGAGATCGACGAGAAGCAGATCGTTTCCTCCACCGGCGCGCTCGCCCTCGACAAGGTGCCCGGCAGGCTGGTCGTCGTCGGCGGCGGCGTCATCGGCCTGGAGCTCGGCTCCGTCTGGAACCGCCTCGGTGCCAAGGTCACCGTGGTAGAGTTCATGGACAAGATCCTCGGGCCGATGGATGGCGACGTGTCGAAGCAGTTCCAGCGCCTGCTGGCCAAGCAGGGAATGGAGTTCAGGCTGTCGTCGAAGGTCACCGGCGTCGAGAAGAAGGGCAAGGGCCTCGCGGTCAGCGTCGAGCCGGCCGCCGGCGGGGCCGCCGAGACGATCGAGGCCGACATCGTGCTGGTCGCGATCGGCCGCCGTCCCTACACCGCGGGCCTCGGCCTCGACGAGGTCGGCGTCAAGCTCGACGCGCGCGGCCGGGTCGAGATCGACGACCGGTTCGAGACCAGCGTTCCCGGCATCTATGCCATTGGCGACGTCGTCGTCGGTCCGATGCTCGCCCACAAGGCCGAGGACGAAGGCGTCGCGTTGGCCGAGATCCTCGCCGGCCAGGCCGGCCACGTGAACTACGACGTCATTCCGGGCGTCGTCTACACCGCGCCGGAAGTCGCGTCCGTCGGCCGGACCGAAGAGGAACTGAAGGCCGCCGGCGTCGCCTACAAGGTCGGCAAGTTCGCCTTTGCCGCCAACGGCCGCGCCCGCGCCATGAACCGCTCCGACGGCTTCGCCAAGGTGCTTGCCGATGCCGAGACCGACCGCGTGCTCGGCGTTCACATCGTCGGCCACGGCGCCGGCGAGATGATCCACGAGGCGGCGGTGCTGATGGAATTCGGCGGCTCGGCCGAGGATCTGGGTCGCACCTGCCACGCCCACCCGACCATGTCGGAAGCCGTCAAGGAAGCCGCTCTGGCCGCCTTCTTCAAGCCGATCCACAGCTGA